The following coding sequences are from one Niveibacterium umoris window:
- the hisG gene encoding ATP phosphoribosyltransferase, with protein sequence MAFEGITLALSKGRIFEDTLPLLAAAGITPIDDPEKSRKLIIDTNRPDVRLVIVRASDTPTYVQYGAADLGIAGKDVLIEHGGAGLYQPLDLKIARCRMCVAVPRGFDYDAAVQRGARIRVATKYIQTARDHFAQKGVHVDLIKLYGSMELAPLVGLADAIVDLVSSGGTLRANNLVEVEEIMAISSRLVVNQASLKMKHALLQPVIDAFAGAVK encoded by the coding sequence ATGGCCTTCGAAGGCATCACGCTGGCGCTCTCGAAGGGGCGCATCTTTGAAGACACGCTGCCCCTGCTTGCGGCGGCAGGGATCACGCCGATCGACGATCCGGAGAAATCGCGCAAGCTGATCATCGACACCAACCGGCCGGACGTACGGCTGGTGATCGTGCGGGCGAGCGATACGCCGACCTATGTGCAGTACGGTGCGGCTGATCTGGGCATTGCCGGCAAGGATGTGCTGATCGAACACGGCGGCGCAGGGCTGTATCAGCCGCTCGACCTGAAGATCGCGCGCTGCCGCATGTGCGTTGCAGTGCCGCGGGGGTTTGATTATGACGCGGCGGTGCAGCGCGGTGCGCGCATCCGGGTGGCCACCAAGTACATCCAGACTGCGCGCGATCACTTCGCCCAGAAGGGTGTGCATGTCGACCTGATCAAGCTGTACGGCTCGATGGAGCTGGCGCCGCTGGTCGGGCTGGCCGATGCGATCGTCGACCTGGTATCGAGCGGCGGCACGTTGCGTGCCAACAACCTGGTCGAGGTCGAAGAGATCATGGCGATCAGCTCGCGGCTGGTGGTCAACCAGGCCTCGCTCAAGATGAAGCACGCCTTGCTGCAACCGGTGATCGACGCCTTTGCGGGAGCGGTGAAATGA
- a CDS encoding BolA family protein, which produces MFQAEEIERLVAQGLPCDFIQIQGDDGVHFTGIVVSAEFAGKPRVRQHQAVYATLGSLMGNEIHALQLTTYTPEQWAAFRKELGE; this is translated from the coding sequence ATGTTTCAAGCTGAAGAGATTGAACGTCTGGTCGCCCAGGGCTTGCCCTGTGATTTCATCCAGATCCAGGGCGACGACGGTGTGCACTTCACCGGCATCGTCGTCAGTGCCGAGTTTGCCGGCAAGCCGCGGGTGCGCCAGCATCAGGCCGTGTATGCCACCCTTGGCAGCCTGATGGGCAACGAGATCCACGCCCTGCAGCTGACCACCTACACCCCCGAACAATGGGCCGCGTTCCGCAAGGAGCTCGGCGAATAA
- the hisH gene encoding imidazole glycerol phosphate synthase subunit HisH yields the protein MKIAVVDYGMGNLRSVAKALEHVAPEATVVVTSEASELDAADRVVVPGQGALHDCMREFLARGLRDSVERASRTKPFLGICVGMQMLFDHGDEGDTAGLGLVAGEVPKFSATMQSEDGAHLKVPHMGWNEVEALYPHPMFAGIAPNARFYFVHSYYCAPRDVADAVAQTRYGIAFTSAVARDNIFATQFHPEKSAAAGLQLLANFVSWMP from the coding sequence ATGAAGATCGCAGTCGTCGATTACGGTATGGGGAATCTACGTTCGGTCGCGAAGGCGCTCGAACACGTCGCGCCAGAGGCGACCGTCGTGGTCACCTCCGAGGCGTCTGAACTCGACGCCGCAGACCGCGTGGTCGTGCCTGGGCAGGGCGCATTGCACGACTGTATGCGCGAATTTCTGGCGCGCGGCCTGCGCGATTCGGTCGAACGCGCTTCGCGTACCAAGCCTTTCCTCGGCATTTGCGTCGGCATGCAGATGCTGTTCGATCATGGCGACGAAGGCGATACCGCCGGACTCGGACTGGTTGCCGGTGAGGTGCCGAAATTCTCGGCGACCATGCAGTCCGAGGATGGGGCCCACCTGAAAGTGCCACACATGGGCTGGAACGAGGTCGAAGCCTTGTATCCCCACCCGATGTTTGCGGGGATTGCGCCGAATGCGCGCTTCTACTTCGTTCACAGTTACTACTGCGCCCCCCGTGACGTGGCTGACGCGGTGGCGCAAACCCGCTACGGCATCGCCTTTACCAGTGCGGTGGCGCGGGATAATATTTTTGCGACCCAGTTCCACCCGGAAAAGAGCGCTGCCGCGGGGCTGCAGTTGCTTGCCAATTTCGTGAGCTGGATGCCCTGA
- the tatA gene encoding Sec-independent protein translocase subunit TatA produces the protein MGSMSITHWLIVLVIVLLVFGTKKLRNIGEDLGGAVRGFKQGMKDSADQAPANAEQAQIAKQTIDAEVREKEKS, from the coding sequence ATGGGTTCAATGAGCATCACCCACTGGTTGATCGTGCTGGTCATCGTTCTGCTGGTGTTCGGTACGAAGAAGCTGCGCAACATCGGGGAAGACCTGGGCGGTGCGGTTCGCGGCTTCAAGCAAGGCATGAAGGACAGCGCTGATCAGGCGCCTGCCAATGCCGAACAGGCGCAGATCGCGAAACAGACGATTGACGCCGAAGTTCGCGAGAAGGAAAAGAGCTGA
- the hisI gene encoding phosphoribosyl-AMP cyclohydrolase: MTETRWLNEVTWDDQGLVPVIAQDAETGDVLMFAWMNREALSRTVESGEAVYWSRSRRKLWHKGEESGHVQKVREVRLDCDGDVVLLRIEQAGGIACHTGRRSCFFTRLHDGNQWQEVDPVLKDPKDIYS, from the coding sequence GTGACTGAAACGCGCTGGCTCAACGAAGTGACCTGGGACGATCAGGGGCTGGTACCCGTGATCGCGCAGGATGCCGAGACCGGTGACGTTCTGATGTTTGCCTGGATGAACCGCGAGGCGCTCTCCCGCACCGTCGAATCCGGCGAGGCGGTGTACTGGAGCCGCTCGCGTCGCAAGCTGTGGCACAAGGGTGAGGAGTCGGGCCATGTGCAGAAGGTCCGCGAAGTCCGGCTCGATTGCGACGGCGACGTGGTGCTCCTGCGCATCGAACAGGCCGGCGGCATCGCCTGCCATACCGGGCGTCGTTCCTGTTTCTTTACCCGCCTGCACGATGGCAACCAGTGGCAGGAAGTGGATCCGGTTCTGAAAGACCCCAAGGATATCTACTCATGA
- the hisD gene encoding histidinol dehydrogenase has translation MTEILRLSSSDADFDARLNRLLAFEAATDDVIERSVSEILAAVRLEGDAAVLAYTRRFDGVDAQSLAELELSKAQLAAALASLPVAQRTALEEAAARVRSYHERQPLTSWDYEEADGTRLGQQVTPLDRAGLYVPGGKAAYPSSVLMNAIPAKVAGVRELIMVVPTPRGEKNPLVLAAAAVAGVDRVFTIGGAQAVAALAYGTQTIPQVDKIVGPGNAYVAAAKRRVFGTVGIDMVAGPSEVLIISDGSGKPDWVAMDLFAQAEHDELAQSILLCPDAAFLDAVAASIDKLLPTMPRAATIGVSLAKRGALIRVRDLDEACRIANHIAPEHLELAVHDGDALLPQIRHAGAIFVGHWSVEALGDYCAGPNHVLPTSRSARFSSPLGVYDFQKRSSVIRMSKAGAQRLGKVASVLAHGEGLQAHARSAELRVEAD, from the coding sequence ATGACCGAGATCCTTCGCCTTTCTTCGTCAGACGCCGATTTCGATGCGCGCCTGAACCGCCTGCTCGCCTTCGAAGCGGCGACCGACGACGTGATCGAGCGCTCTGTCAGTGAAATCCTCGCCGCCGTGCGCCTCGAAGGCGACGCCGCGGTGCTGGCCTACACGCGGCGTTTCGATGGTGTCGATGCGCAGTCCTTGGCCGAACTCGAGCTGTCGAAGGCGCAGCTTGCCGCCGCCCTGGCCAGCCTGCCGGTGGCACAGCGCACCGCACTCGAAGAGGCCGCGGCGCGCGTTCGCAGCTATCACGAGCGCCAGCCACTGACGAGTTGGGACTACGAAGAAGCCGACGGTACGCGGCTGGGCCAGCAAGTCACCCCGCTGGACCGCGCAGGGCTCTACGTGCCCGGAGGCAAGGCCGCCTACCCGAGTTCGGTGCTGATGAATGCGATTCCTGCCAAGGTGGCGGGCGTGCGCGAGCTGATCATGGTGGTGCCAACACCGCGCGGAGAAAAGAACCCGCTGGTGCTGGCCGCGGCGGCCGTCGCCGGCGTCGATCGCGTATTCACGATCGGTGGCGCGCAGGCAGTGGCGGCGCTGGCCTATGGCACACAGACCATTCCGCAGGTCGACAAGATCGTCGGGCCGGGCAATGCCTATGTCGCAGCCGCGAAGCGACGGGTTTTCGGCACGGTGGGCATCGACATGGTGGCCGGCCCCTCCGAGGTGCTGATCATTTCTGACGGCAGTGGCAAGCCGGACTGGGTCGCTATGGACCTGTTCGCGCAGGCGGAACATGACGAGCTGGCGCAGTCGATCCTGCTGTGCCCGGACGCAGCTTTCCTCGACGCGGTCGCGGCCTCCATCGACAAGCTGCTGCCGACGATGCCCCGTGCAGCGACCATCGGCGTTTCCCTTGCGAAACGCGGCGCCCTGATCCGGGTGCGCGACCTCGACGAGGCGTGCCGGATCGCCAACCACATCGCGCCCGAGCATCTTGAGTTGGCGGTGCACGACGGCGACGCGCTGCTGCCGCAGATCCGCCACGCTGGCGCAATCTTTGTCGGCCATTGGTCGGTGGAGGCGCTGGGCGATTACTGTGCAGGCCCCAACCATGTGCTGCCCACTTCGCGCAGTGCGCGCTTCTCGTCACCACTGGGCGTGTACGATTTTCAGAAGCGCAGTTCGGTGATCCGCATGTCGAAAGCGGGTGCGCAGCGGCTCGGCAAGGTCGCGTCGGTGCTGGCCCACGGCGAGGGATTGCAAGCGCATGCCCGATCGGCAGAGTTGCGCGTCGAAGCGGATTGA
- the tatB gene encoding Sec-independent protein translocase protein TatB, with product MFDINFGELAVIGVVALVVIGPERLPRVARTAGHLLGRLQRHVAEVKADISREIQLDEMRRLQAQVTDSARELQSSIREQAREFEAAMQPAVDELKSLSSHEVLPVESPAVASVAELPPSLESVGEVAPVATDAAPVAAVDDTQLDLFGTPAPASTHKT from the coding sequence ATGTTTGACATCAATTTCGGCGAACTGGCGGTGATCGGTGTGGTGGCGCTGGTGGTGATCGGGCCCGAGCGCCTGCCCCGCGTGGCGCGGACCGCCGGGCACCTGCTCGGGCGACTGCAGCGGCATGTGGCCGAAGTCAAGGCCGACATCAGTCGCGAGATCCAACTCGATGAAATGCGCCGCTTGCAGGCGCAGGTCACCGACTCGGCGCGCGAACTTCAAAGCAGCATCCGCGAGCAGGCGCGCGAGTTCGAAGCAGCCATGCAGCCGGCAGTGGATGAGCTCAAGTCCTTGTCTTCGCACGAGGTGCTTCCGGTCGAGTCACCGGCGGTCGCGAGCGTGGCGGAACTCCCGCCCTCGCTGGAATCGGTCGGCGAGGTCGCACCGGTCGCGACCGACGCAGCCCCGGTCGCGGCGGTCGACGATACGCAACTAGATCTGTTCGGGACGCCCGCGCCCGCTTCGACCCACAAGACCTGA
- a CDS encoding ABC transporter permease, which translates to MNPANLSGFRALLYKELLRFWKVSFQTIGAPVLSTVLYLMIFAHVLDPHVTVYGAIEYTAFLVPGLVMMAVLQNAFANSSSSLIQSKITGNIVFVLLPPISYREFYAAYVLASILRGVAVGFGVWLASLAFVFVAPKAPLWMLAFTVAGGGILGSLGVIAGIWAEKFDQLAAFQNFLIMPLTMLAGVFYSVHSLPSFWYGVSHFNPFFYMIDGFRYGFFGVSDVSPWVSLSIVSVFLAVLSALTLRLLASGYKLRG; encoded by the coding sequence ATGAATCCTGCGAATCTCTCGGGCTTCCGCGCACTGTTGTACAAGGAATTGCTGCGTTTCTGGAAGGTCAGCTTCCAGACCATCGGTGCGCCCGTTCTGTCGACGGTGCTGTACCTGATGATCTTCGCGCATGTGCTGGATCCGCATGTCACCGTTTACGGCGCCATCGAATACACCGCCTTTCTGGTGCCGGGCCTGGTGATGATGGCTGTGCTGCAGAACGCGTTCGCCAACAGCAGCTCATCGCTGATCCAGAGCAAGATCACCGGCAACATCGTTTTCGTGCTGCTGCCGCCGATCTCGTACCGCGAGTTCTATGCCGCCTACGTGCTGGCGTCGATCTTGCGCGGCGTCGCAGTGGGCTTCGGGGTGTGGCTGGCGTCGCTGGCCTTCGTATTTGTGGCGCCCAAGGCGCCGCTGTGGATGCTGGCCTTTACCGTCGCCGGCGGCGGCATCCTCGGCTCGCTTGGTGTCATTGCGGGGATCTGGGCCGAGAAGTTCGACCAGCTCGCTGCCTTCCAGAACTTCCTGATCATGCCGCTGACGATGCTGGCCGGCGTGTTCTACTCGGTGCACTCCTTGCCCTCGTTCTGGTACGGGGTCTCGCATTTCAATCCGTTTTTCTACATGATCGACGGATTCCGCTATGGCTTCTTCGGGGTGTCGGATGTCTCGCCCTGGGTCAGCCTGTCAATTGTTTCGGTATTTCTGGCGGTGCTTTCCGCCCTGACGCTGCGCTTGCTGGCGTCTGGGTACAAGCTGCGTGGCTGA
- the murA gene encoding UDP-N-acetylglucosamine 1-carboxyvinyltransferase, producing MDKLLISGGRPLSGEVAISGAKNAALPILCAALLTDEPLVLTNVPRLNDIGTMLKLLTQMGVKVERDGNTVTLDAKGLDNPLAPYELVKTMRAAVLVLGPLMARVGHAKVSLPGGCAIGARPVDQHIKGLQAMGAEVHVEHGYIDAKVGKLRGARLFTDMVTVTGTENLMMAACLADGETVIENAAREPEVVDLANCLVSMGAQISGAGTDVIRIRGVARLHGATHRIMPDRIETGTYLCAAAVTGGNIRLTGTSTNYIDAVVDKLMDAGCEIGSERDAITLKAPARLKAVSLRTAPYPAFPTDMQAQFMALNVVAEGTAIIRETIFENRFMHAVELIRLGANIRIDGNTAVVTGVQALQGATVMATDLRASASLIIAGLVAEGETLVDRIYHLDRGYERLEDKLGALGATVKRVS from the coding sequence ATGGACAAACTGCTGATCTCCGGTGGTCGCCCGCTCTCGGGCGAGGTCGCCATTTCCGGCGCCAAGAACGCTGCGCTGCCGATTCTGTGTGCGGCGCTGCTGACGGACGAACCGCTGGTGCTGACGAACGTGCCGCGCCTCAACGACATCGGCACGATGCTCAAGCTGCTCACCCAGATGGGCGTGAAGGTCGAGCGCGACGGCAACACGGTTACGCTTGATGCCAAGGGTCTCGACAACCCGCTTGCGCCGTATGAGCTGGTCAAGACCATGCGTGCCGCCGTGCTCGTCCTTGGCCCGTTGATGGCGCGTGTCGGCCACGCAAAAGTGTCGCTGCCGGGTGGTTGCGCGATTGGTGCGCGGCCGGTCGACCAGCACATCAAGGGCCTTCAGGCGATGGGCGCCGAGGTGCATGTCGAGCATGGTTACATCGACGCCAAGGTGGGCAAGCTGCGCGGTGCGCGTTTGTTCACCGACATGGTGACCGTGACCGGCACCGAGAACCTGATGATGGCCGCGTGTCTGGCCGACGGCGAAACCGTGATCGAAAACGCCGCGCGCGAGCCGGAAGTGGTCGATCTCGCGAACTGCCTCGTCTCGATGGGTGCGCAGATTTCCGGCGCCGGTACCGATGTGATCCGCATCCGAGGCGTCGCCAGGCTGCACGGCGCCACCCACCGCATCATGCCGGACCGGATCGAGACCGGGACCTACCTGTGCGCGGCAGCAGTGACCGGCGGCAACATCCGCTTGACCGGCACCAGCACGAATTACATCGACGCGGTGGTCGACAAGCTGATGGACGCCGGTTGCGAAATCGGCTCGGAGCGCGATGCCATCACGCTCAAGGCGCCCGCGCGCCTCAAGGCGGTGAGCCTGCGCACCGCGCCGTACCCGGCCTTCCCGACCGACATGCAGGCGCAGTTCATGGCGCTCAACGTGGTGGCCGAGGGCACCGCGATCATTCGCGAGACGATCTTCGAGAACCGCTTCATGCATGCGGTCGAATTGATCCGCCTCGGCGCCAACATCCGCATCGACGGCAATACTGCAGTTGTCACCGGCGTCCAGGCCCTGCAGGGCGCCACCGTGATGGCGACCGACCTGCGCGCATCCGCCAGCCTGATCATCGCCGGTCTGGTGGCCGAGGGCGAGACGCTGGTCGACCGGATCTATCACCTCGACCGCGGCTACGAGCGTCTTGAAGACAAACTCGGTGCGCTCGGCGCAACCGTCAAGCGGGTGAGCTGA
- the hisF gene encoding imidazole glycerol phosphate synthase subunit HisF, giving the protein MLAKRIIPCLDVNAGRVVKGVNFVELRDAGDPVEIARRYDDQGADEITFLDITASSDDRDIILHVVEQVAEQVFIPLTVGGGVREVADVRRLLNAGADKVSMNTAAVSNPQLVADASGKVGSQCIVVAIDAKQVAPGKWEVFTHGGRKPTGLDAVEWAQRVASLGAGEILLTSMDRDGTKNGFDLGLTRAVSDAVTIPVIASGGVGNLQHLADGVSEGRADAVLAASIFHFGQHTVREAKEYMRDRGIEVRL; this is encoded by the coding sequence ATGCTGGCCAAACGCATCATTCCTTGTCTCGACGTCAACGCGGGCCGCGTGGTCAAGGGCGTGAACTTCGTCGAGCTGCGTGATGCGGGCGACCCGGTCGAGATCGCGCGCCGCTATGACGATCAGGGCGCCGACGAGATCACCTTTCTCGACATCACTGCCAGTTCGGACGATCGCGACATCATCCTGCATGTCGTCGAGCAGGTGGCTGAACAGGTGTTCATCCCGCTCACCGTTGGCGGCGGTGTGCGCGAGGTGGCCGACGTGCGGCGCTTGCTCAACGCGGGCGCTGACAAGGTGTCGATGAACACGGCGGCGGTGAGCAACCCGCAGCTGGTTGCGGACGCGTCGGGCAAGGTCGGTTCGCAGTGCATTGTGGTGGCGATCGATGCCAAACAGGTCGCGCCGGGCAAGTGGGAAGTCTTCACCCACGGTGGCCGCAAGCCGACGGGGCTCGATGCCGTCGAATGGGCGCAGCGTGTCGCATCGCTTGGCGCCGGGGAAATCCTGCTGACCAGCATGGATCGCGACGGCACGAAGAACGGGTTCGATCTTGGCCTGACCCGCGCGGTCTCCGATGCGGTAACGATCCCGGTCATCGCGAGCGGCGGCGTCGGCAACCTGCAGCACCTGGCGGATGGTGTAAGCGAGGGCCGCGCCGACGCGGTGCTGGCGGCGAGCATCTTCCATTTCGGCCAGCACACGGTGCGTGAAGCCAAAGAGTACATGCGGGACCGGGGCATCGAGGTACGACTGTGA
- the hisB gene encoding imidazoleglycerol-phosphate dehydratase HisB produces the protein MRQVEVTRNTLETRITVRLDLDGSGQSSLATGIGFLDHMLDQIARHGLIDLDVKCEGDLHIDGHHTVEDVGITIGQAFAAAVGDKKGLTRYGHAYVPLDEALSRVVVDLSGRPGLELHCDFTAAMIGGLDTQLVHEFFQGFVNHAGVTLHIDNLRGRNAHHQCETIFKAFARALRMATTPDPRAVGMMPSTKGSL, from the coding sequence ATGCGGCAAGTCGAAGTCACCCGCAACACGCTTGAGACCCGTATCACCGTGCGGCTCGATCTGGATGGCTCTGGCCAATCCTCACTTGCTACCGGAATTGGTTTCCTTGATCACATGCTCGACCAGATCGCTCGCCACGGCTTGATCGATCTGGACGTCAAGTGCGAAGGCGACCTGCACATCGACGGACACCACACGGTGGAAGACGTGGGCATCACGATCGGCCAGGCGTTTGCGGCGGCCGTGGGCGACAAGAAAGGGCTTACGCGCTACGGGCACGCCTACGTGCCGCTCGACGAAGCGCTGTCGCGCGTGGTGGTCGATCTCTCCGGTCGTCCAGGGCTGGAACTGCACTGCGATTTCACCGCGGCGATGATTGGCGGGCTGGATACACAACTGGTGCACGAGTTCTTTCAAGGTTTCGTGAACCACGCTGGGGTGACGCTGCACATCGACAACCTGCGTGGCCGCAATGCGCATCACCAGTGCGAGACGATATTCAAGGCGTTCGCGCGAGCCCTGCGCATGGCGACAACGCCGGATCCGCGCGCAGTGGGCATGATGCCCTCCACCAAGGGTTCGCTCTGA
- the hisC gene encoding histidinol-phosphate transaminase has protein sequence MSRYWSDVVQGLTPYVPGEQPKLANLVKLNTNENPYGPSPRVLAAIAAETSDNLRLYPDPNADRLKAAIAAYHQIDASQVFVGNGSDEVLAHAFMALLRHPAPLLFPDISYSFYPVYCGLYGIEAVTVPLDAQFGICVDDYIGRANGGIIFPNPNAPTGRLLPLGDIERLLQANSGSVVVVDEAYVDFGGESAIGLINRYPNLLVVQTLSKSRSLAGLRVGFAAGHRDLIEALERVKNSFNSYPLDRLAIAGAVAAFEDEAYFRDCRARVIASRETLLQGLQQLGFDVLPSAANFVFARHPQRDAAELARRLRERSIIVRHFSLPRIDQFLRITVGTDEQCAALTSALTEILAA, from the coding sequence ATGAGCCGCTACTGGAGCGATGTTGTCCAGGGCCTGACGCCCTATGTGCCGGGCGAGCAGCCCAAGCTTGCCAATCTGGTCAAGCTCAACACCAACGAGAACCCTTACGGCCCAAGCCCTCGCGTACTCGCGGCGATCGCCGCCGAAACCAGCGACAACCTGCGCCTCTATCCGGACCCGAACGCGGACCGGCTCAAAGCAGCCATCGCGGCCTACCACCAGATCGACGCATCGCAGGTGTTCGTCGGCAACGGTTCGGACGAAGTGCTGGCGCATGCTTTCATGGCGCTGCTCCGGCACCCGGCGCCGCTGCTCTTCCCCGATATTTCCTACAGTTTCTATCCGGTGTATTGCGGCCTGTATGGCATCGAAGCGGTGACCGTGCCGCTCGACGCCCAGTTCGGCATCTGCGTAGACGATTACATCGGGCGTGCCAACGGCGGCATCATCTTCCCCAACCCCAACGCACCGACGGGACGTTTGTTGCCCTTGGGGGACATCGAGCGTCTGCTCCAGGCCAACAGCGGCTCAGTGGTGGTGGTGGATGAGGCGTATGTCGATTTCGGCGGCGAGAGCGCGATCGGGCTGATCAATCGCTACCCGAACCTGCTGGTGGTGCAGACGCTCTCGAAGTCGCGCTCGCTGGCGGGTCTGCGGGTCGGTTTCGCGGCCGGCCACCGGGACCTGATCGAAGCGCTGGAGCGGGTCAAGAACAGCTTCAACTCCTATCCGCTGGATCGCCTGGCCATCGCCGGTGCCGTGGCGGCGTTCGAAGACGAAGCCTACTTCCGCGATTGCCGCGCGCGTGTCATTGCCTCGCGCGAAACGCTGCTGCAAGGGCTGCAGCAACTCGGGTTCGACGTACTGCCGTCGGCCGCGAACTTCGTGTTCGCCCGCCATCCGCAGCGAGATGCGGCCGAACTCGCGCGGCGACTGCGCGAACGCAGCATCATCGTGCGGCACTTCAGCCTGCCACGCATCGACCAGTTCTTGCGGATCACGGTCGGCACGGACGAGCAGTGCGCCGCGCTGACCTCCGCCCTCACGGAAATTCTGGCCGCTTAA
- the hisA gene encoding 1-(5-phosphoribosyl)-5-[(5-phosphoribosylamino)methylideneamino]imidazole-4-carboxamide isomerase → MLLIPAIDLKDGHCVRLKQGDMEDVTVFSEDPAEMARHWLAQGARRLHLVDLNGAVAGKPKNEAVIQEIVAAVGDDIPVQLGGGIRDLDTIERYLDDGVSYVIIGTAAVKNPGFLHDACGAFPGHIIVGIDAKDGKVAVDGWSKLTGHDVIDLAKKFEDYGVESIIYTDIGRDGMLGGVNIEATVKLAQALRIPVIASGGIGSIADIDALCAVEDEGVIGAITGRAIYEGKFDFKAAQARADELNGRSEG, encoded by the coding sequence ATGCTGCTGATTCCCGCGATCGACCTCAAGGACGGACACTGCGTGCGCCTCAAGCAGGGCGACATGGAAGATGTGACCGTGTTTTCCGAAGACCCGGCGGAAATGGCTCGTCATTGGCTGGCACAAGGCGCGCGACGCCTGCACCTCGTGGATCTCAATGGCGCGGTGGCCGGCAAGCCGAAGAACGAGGCGGTGATCCAGGAGATCGTCGCTGCCGTCGGCGACGACATCCCGGTTCAACTGGGTGGTGGCATTCGCGATCTGGACACCATCGAGCGCTACCTCGATGACGGTGTCAGCTACGTCATCATCGGCACGGCTGCCGTAAAGAACCCGGGTTTCCTGCACGATGCCTGTGGTGCATTTCCGGGCCACATCATCGTTGGCATCGATGCCAAGGATGGCAAGGTTGCTGTCGATGGATGGTCGAAGTTGACCGGGCACGACGTCATCGATCTGGCGAAGAAGTTCGAGGACTACGGCGTCGAGTCGATCATCTACACCGATATCGGTCGCGACGGGATGCTCGGCGGCGTGAATATCGAAGCCACGGTGAAGCTGGCGCAGGCGCTGCGCATTCCGGTGATCGCCAGCGGCGGCATCGGCAGTATTGCCGATATCGACGCGCTGTGCGCCGTCGAAGATGAGGGTGTGATCGGTGCGATAACCGGCCGCGCGATCTATGAAGGCAAGTTTGATTTCAAGGCCGCGCAAGCGCGCGCCGACGAATTGAACGGCCGCTCGGAAGGCTGA
- a CDS encoding histidine triad nucleotide-binding protein — protein sequence MSDCIFCRIVKGEIPAAKVYEDEQMLAFKDIRPIAPVHVLVIPKRHIESLATVGEEDAALLGHLFASIGKIAAEQGATDGFRTIINSGRVGGQEVYHLHAHIIGGGAPLPAMIKY from the coding sequence ATGAGCGACTGCATCTTCTGCCGTATCGTCAAGGGCGAGATTCCGGCAGCGAAGGTCTACGAAGACGAGCAAATGCTGGCGTTCAAGGACATCCGGCCGATCGCCCCGGTGCATGTGCTGGTGATTCCGAAGCGCCATATCGAATCGCTTGCGACCGTGGGAGAAGAGGATGCCGCTTTGCTGGGGCATCTTTTCGCGTCGATCGGGAAAATTGCCGCCGAACAAGGTGCGACGGACGGCTTCAGGACGATCATCAACTCCGGAAGGGTGGGCGGGCAGGAGGTGTATCATCTTCACGCCCACATCATTGGCGGCGGCGCGCCGCTGCCGGCCATGATCAAGTATTAA
- a CDS encoding phosphoribosyl-ATP diphosphatase, with amino-acid sequence MIDPEVLQRLGRTLAERKGASADSSYVASLYAKGTDAICKKVAEEAAETIMAAKDGDLRHIVHEVTDLWFHSMVLLSQFGLSVDDVLVEFRRREGISGIDEKASRGAQ; translated from the coding sequence ATGATCGACCCGGAAGTCCTGCAGCGCCTGGGGCGCACGCTGGCCGAGCGCAAGGGCGCTTCAGCCGATAGTTCCTATGTGGCGAGCCTCTACGCCAAGGGCACCGACGCTATCTGCAAGAAGGTCGCGGAAGAGGCTGCCGAGACCATCATGGCGGCGAAGGACGGTGACTTGCGCCACATCGTTCATGAAGTGACCGACCTGTGGTTCCACAGCATGGTGCTGCTCTCGCAGTTCGGCTTGTCGGTCGACGATGTGCTGGTTGAATTCCGCCGGCGTGAGGGCATCTCGGGTATCGACGAGAAAGCATCGCGAGGTGCGCAATGA